One stretch of Corynebacterium auriscanis DNA includes these proteins:
- the dapF gene encoding diaminopimelate epimerase, with the protein MTDTQSAHEPGVSFPEGAATRFIKAHGTENDFVFLVDPSVAVDLTDERVRRIADRRAGIGGDGVIRVATAASLIDARVVDESILAPAPDDPSSAIQGEEWFMDYRNADGSIAEMCGNGVRAFAHVLVAEHLVGGDKPEFPLQVGVGTRAGRKLVTIHSADEVHAYVSVNMGQPEVTGMSTATVGGFKLAGLGVDMGNPHLAAVIPNLTATDLATLPVGQPVEWDNAFFPNGVNVEILTPLENGAIHMRVHERGVGETRSCGTGTVAAAVAALADAEQEFGTVTVNIPGGQVMVDITEDAAILTGPAEIVARGEMVV; encoded by the coding sequence ATGACTGACACACAATCTGCCCACGAGCCCGGTGTGAGCTTCCCGGAGGGGGCGGCCACGCGCTTCATCAAGGCGCATGGCACGGAGAACGATTTCGTCTTCCTCGTCGACCCATCCGTCGCGGTTGATCTGACCGACGAACGGGTGCGCCGAATTGCCGATCGCCGTGCGGGTATCGGCGGGGATGGTGTGATTCGTGTGGCGACTGCTGCTTCTCTTATCGACGCCCGCGTCGTCGACGAATCCATTCTCGCCCCGGCCCCTGATGACCCATCGTCCGCCATCCAGGGGGAGGAGTGGTTTATGGATTACCGCAATGCGGATGGTTCAATCGCGGAGATGTGCGGCAATGGTGTGCGCGCGTTCGCTCACGTGCTGGTCGCAGAACATCTGGTGGGCGGGGATAAACCAGAATTCCCACTGCAGGTGGGAGTAGGAACGCGTGCGGGTCGTAAGCTCGTCACCATTCACAGTGCTGATGAGGTGCACGCATACGTCAGCGTGAACATGGGCCAACCGGAGGTTACGGGGATGTCCACTGCCACGGTGGGAGGGTTCAAGCTGGCCGGGCTGGGCGTGGACATGGGGAATCCCCACCTGGCTGCGGTTATTCCCAACCTCACGGCGACTGACTTGGCAACCTTGCCCGTGGGTCAGCCCGTGGAGTGGGATAATGCGTTCTTCCCCAATGGGGTGAATGTGGAAATTCTCACGCCCTTAGAGAACGGTGCTATTCACATGCGCGTACATGAGCGAGGTGTGGGGGAAACCCGCAGCTGTGGCACGGGAACGGTAGCAGCCGCGGTGGCCGCGTTGGCCGACGCCGAACAGGAATTCGGCACGGTCACCGTGAACATCCCCGGTGGCCAAGTGATGGTAGACATTACTGAAGACGCCGCGATCCTCACTGGACCCGCGGAGATCGTCGCTCGAGGCGAGATGGTTGTGTAG
- the miaA gene encoding tRNA (adenosine(37)-N6)-dimethylallyltransferase MiaA: MNGISATNGINPVAVVGPTGAGKSAMSLALAHELGGEIINIDSMQLYQGMDIGTAKLTVAEREGIPHHQLDIWPVTKPASVAEYRVGAIADAEAIMARGKTPIFVGGSMMYVQALVDEWDFPPTDPAVRGKWESTLAEIGVEALHAHLATVDPQAASIIEARDPRRTVRALEVIELTGKPFAASQPPKDRPARWNMDILGLQADAEWLNPRLEQRVDIMFERGLVAEVERLKAAGLRRDSTAGQAIGYAQVLDYLDEHMTEAQAREATVIGTRRYARRQRSWFRRDPRVQWIPANQPDAIGRALQLVRSR, from the coding sequence ATGAATGGAATTAGCGCCACCAATGGGATTAACCCAGTGGCGGTGGTGGGGCCGACGGGCGCGGGGAAATCAGCAATGTCTCTCGCGCTCGCGCACGAACTCGGTGGTGAAATTATCAACATCGATTCCATGCAGCTTTATCAAGGCATGGATATTGGCACCGCTAAGCTCACCGTGGCCGAACGCGAGGGCATCCCGCACCACCAGCTGGATATCTGGCCGGTGACCAAACCGGCTTCCGTAGCCGAATACCGCGTGGGCGCGATTGCCGATGCCGAAGCAATAATGGCCCGCGGTAAAACACCCATATTTGTGGGTGGCTCCATGATGTACGTGCAGGCCTTGGTCGATGAATGGGACTTTCCTCCCACCGACCCTGCGGTCCGTGGGAAGTGGGAAAGCACACTGGCAGAGATCGGGGTGGAAGCACTACACGCGCATTTAGCAACGGTTGATCCCCAGGCGGCCTCGATTATTGAAGCCCGGGATCCACGTCGCACAGTTCGTGCTCTGGAGGTCATTGAGCTCACAGGCAAACCGTTTGCCGCCTCTCAGCCACCCAAAGACCGCCCGGCGCGGTGGAACATGGACATCTTGGGTTTGCAGGCGGATGCGGAATGGTTGAATCCACGACTGGAACAGCGCGTGGACATCATGTTTGAGCGTGGCCTCGTAGCGGAAGTCGAGCGGTTGAAAGCTGCAGGACTGCGCCGCGATTCCACGGCTGGTCAGGCGATTGGTTACGCCCAGGTGTTGGACTACTTAGACGAGCACATGACGGAAGCACAGGCGCGGGAGGCCACGGTGATTGGCACTCGCCGTTATGCCCGCAGGCAGCGTAGTTGGTTCCGCCGTGATCCTCGCGTGCAATGGATACCGGCCAATCAGCCCGATGCAATCGGACGTGCGTTACAACTGGTCCGCTCACGGTAG